GGTTGCAGCCTGTTCGCGGCCAACCTGGCGGTGGTGTTCTCGCAACTCGGCGAGCACACGCTGCTGGTCGACGCCAACCTGCGCAGCCCGCGCCAGCACGACATGTTCGGCATGAAGCCACGCCAGGGCTTGTCCGACCTGCTGGCCGGCCGCGCCGATCTTGACGTCATCGCGCGGGTACCGGCCTTTCTCGACCTGTCGCTGTTGCCTGCGGGTACCTTGCCGCCCAATCCCCAGGAATTGCTGGCGCGCGAAGGTTTCCGCAACCTCAACACCCAGCTCGAATCCCGCTACGATGTGGTGCTGTACGACCTGCCGCCGTTCGCGGCCGGGGCCGACGCACTGGCCGCGGCCGGGCGCGCCGGCGGTGTGCTGCTGGTGGCCTGCAAGCACCGCACCCACATCGCCAGCATCGGCCGCATGGCCGAGCAAATGGCCGAATCCGGCGCCGAAGTGGTCGGCTCGGTGGTGGTGGAGTTCTGAGATGGACAGCGCAGCCCCTGGCATCGGCAGGGCCCGGCAGGCAGCCGACGCGCCTGGTGCCCATCGGGGCGCGCTGCGCGAATGGTGGCCCATCTATGCTGGCCTGGCGATCCTGTTCGTGCCTACCTTCCACCGGCTGTTCACCGGCGCCTGGATCGGCGAGGAGCAGGGTCATGGTCCGATTATCTTCTTGCTGGCGCTCTGGTTAATCTGGCGCAAGTGGCCGCAAGCAAGCGCTGCGGCCACACCGCCGGCGTCGAGCTGGATCGGCTGGCCGGTGCTGGCGGTGGGCCTCGTCCTGCACCTGCTGGGGCGCTCGCAGAACATCCTCATGTTCGAGGTCGGCTCGATCCTGGCCGTGATGGCAGCCATCGTGCTGCTCAAGTTCGGAGGCAAGACGCTGGGGGTGCTGTGGTTTCCGTTCTTTTTCATGCTGTTCATGGTGCCACTGCCGGGCGAGCTGGTGGCGGCCGTGACCATGCCAATGAAGATGGCGGTGTCCTGGGCCACCGAGGCCATCCTGTTCGGCCTCGGCTACCCGATCTCGCGCTCCGGCGTGGTGCTGCAGATCGGCCAGTACCAGCTGCTGGTGGCCGATGCCTGCGCCGGCCTGCAGACCCTGCTGACCCTGGAAGCACTCGGGCTGTTCTACCTCAATCTGATGCGCCATCCATCGGCCTTTCGCAATATCGGGTTGGCGATCCTGATCATTCCGATTTCGTTTGCGGCCAACGTGATCCGCGTGATCACCCTGACCTTGATTACCTATTATTTCGGCGATGCCGCAGGGCAGGGCTTCCTGCACGGCTTTGCCGGCATGGTGCTGTTCGTCACCGCGCTGATGCTGATCCTGGCGGTCGACTCGGGCCTGCAGTGGTGGATCGGGCGGCGCGCGGCGCATCACGGTGACAAGGGCGGCGGCGCGGGCGGCGCGGGCGGCGAGGGCGGCCAGCGCGGCCTGCGCAAGGCCGGCCGCAGGCCGTCGATCAAGGAAGCCACATGAACCGCCGGCTCGCCATCAGCCTGTTGCTGGGTGCGGCCATGGCCGGCACCTCGGCCCTGACCGTGGCGCTCACGCCCAGGGCGCGCGTGCCGCAGCCCCACGAACGCTTCAGCCTGGAGCAAATGATCCCGGCGCGCTTCGGCGACTGGCAAATCGACCCCTCGGTGGTGCCGCTGGCCCCGGACCCGGAGCAGCAGGGCATGCTCGAGAAAATCTACGACCAGACCCTGTCGCGCACCTATGTCAACGGCGACGGGCAGCGCGTGATGCTGTCGATTGCCTATGGCGGCGACCAGAGCAAATCGCTGCAGCTGCACCTGCCCGAAGTCTGCTACGTGGCCCAGGGCTTCCGCATGATCGAGCACAGCGATGGCGCGCTGCCGACCCGCTTTGGCGCCGTGCCGGTCAAGCGCCTGGTTGCGCTCCTGCACGAGCGCAATGAACCGATCACCTACTGGATCACGATTGGCGAACACGCCACCAAGGCTGGCCTGCAGCAGAAACTGCGCAAGCTCGCCTATGGCCTGTCGGGCGAGATCCCGGACGGCATGCTGGTGCGCATCTCGACCATCCACGCCGACGCAGCCAAAGCCTACCGGGTGCATGACCGCTTCGTGATGGACATGCTCAGCGTGATGGCGCCGCGCGACCGCACCCGCCTGATCGGCGCGGGCCAGGCGCAAGGCTAGGCAGGACCAGGGGGCGCCAATGGACGAGATCCTTCCGTATATCTATTATTCGCTGCCCTGGGCCTTCATGATGCTGCTCTCGGTGGCCGCGGTTGCCGTTATCGGCATCGGGCTGGCGTGGCCACGTTTCCTGGTCTATCCCTATCTGGCCGTGTATTTCTGCATCAATTCCACCAGCTACGGCAGCCTGTCGGTGTTTTCCAGCAGTACCATCTATAGCCGCGGCTCCGGGCTGCTGTTGTTCGGCTTGCTGCTGTGGTACCTGCTCGGTGCCTGGGCCTGCGCGCGCGTGGCCGCTGCCTTCCAGCGCTACCCGGCGCCGGAATGCAATCTGCGTCCCTGGTTCTGGGGCTGGTTTGTCCTGCTCGCCGCCCATGCCGCCGTGGGCATGGTGTCCGGTGTCACGCTGCGCCAGTCGCTGTCGCCGCAAGGGTTCTCGAACATCGTCTGGATGGCGCCACTGGTTTCGCTGATCCTGCTGTCCTTCCGCACCCGCGAGCAGGTCCAGGAACTGTGTCAGTTCATCTTGCTGGTCGGCCTGGGGCGCGCGCTGTTCGGCTTGGGGCGATGGGCCGCGTTCGGGGGCGACCCCAATAACATCTACGCGAACATGAACGCGATCAAGATCCGCCTGACCTATTTCGACATCAACGACAGCCTGGTGTGCACGCTCGCGTTCGCCATTGCGGCGGTTAACCTGTTCCAGAGGCACAAGAGCGAGCGCCCGCCGTTCTGGCGCGGTATCGAATGGATGACCCTGGTCTCGACCGCGTTGTGCATCGTGTTGTCCTACCGCCGCAGCGCCTGGATCGGCTTCGTGCTGGCCTTCCTGGTCATCATGATGCGCTTCCCGCTCCGGCGCCGGATCCAGCTCATGGTGGCCGGCGCGCCGCTGGTCGGTGCGGCCCTGGCCTATGCCGGCATGCAGCGCCTGGCCCAGACCAAGGGCGTGACCGGCGGCCTGTCGAGCCTGGTCTACGACATGCAGTCGCGCCGCTTCGGGCCCGAGGGTGGGCGGGTGCTCGAACTCAAGCTCGCCATCGCCGATTTCCTGGCGCAGCCGCTCACGGGCATTGGTTCCTGGGGCCGCTACACTGGCTACCAGGCCATCTCTTGGCAGAACAATCCGGACGGCGGCCTGTTTCTGCACAGCGGCGTGCTGCACATCGCGCTCAAGAGCGGGCTGCTGGGCGTTGCGCTGCTAACCGGCACTGGCCTTGCCTTCGCCATGTTTGCCCGCCGCGCGCTGGCGAGCTTGCCGCCGGAATTGCTCGGCATCGGCACTGCCGGCGTGGCCGGAATGGCCTTCATGATTCCCGACCTGCTGATCGGCACGCCGTTCCCGCAAGTGCGTACCACCCAGATGCTGGCCATCTGCCTGGCCCTGCCTTACCTGGCAATGGCCGTGAGCAAGACCGCCCCGAGCGCGGCACGCCGTCCGGTGCCGCCGGCTGCGCGGCTGGTACCGGCCTGATGGAGCCGCACGCGCCCCCGCAGCTTTCCCTCAACCTGGTGCGCAACGCCTGGTCCAACCTGCTGGGGGCGGCGATCCCTGCGCTGGTGATGCTGGCCACGGTGCCGTTGGTGGTGAAGGGACTGGGCCAGGCCGGCTTTGGTGTCTATGCGCTGGTGACGGCCATCGTCGGCTATTTTGCGGTCATCGACATCAACCTCACCGCCGGTTCGGTCAAGTACATCGCCGAGCACCGTGCGCGCGGCGACCACGACCAGGTCGTCGAAACACTGTCCTTCGGCCTGCTGATCTATGCCGCGCTGGGCTTGCTCGGCGCGCTCGGCCTCTTGCTCACAGCGCGCTGGCTCATTACCGCTGTATTCGCGGTACCGCCCGCCCTGGAGCCCGAGGCCGTCTCCACCCTGCGGCTGGCCGCAGTCGGCTTTGTCGCCGGCCAGCTCCAGGTGTATCTCAACAGTGTGCCGCAATCGCTGATGCGCTACGATATTTCTGCCCGGGTCGAGATGGTGTTCGGCACCCTGGTGCCGCTGGCCAGCGTCGGCGTTCTGCTGCTCGGTCATGGCCTGTTTGAACTGGTGCTGCTGCGCGTTGCGGCCAGCAGCGTCCACTGCCTGGTGCTGTGGCGCGCGATCCTGCGCCTGCTGCCGGGCTTTCGCTGGCGCTGGCCGCGCGCGCGCGTGCGCGCCGAGCTGCTGAGCTTTTCGGCCTATTCCTGCATGGCGCGATTGGCCACGCTGTCCTATGTCCATGCCGACAAGCTGATCATTGGCGCGCTGGCCGGCGTTAGCGCGCTGGCCTATTTCACGGTAGCGGCGACGCTTGCCAACCGGGTGCTCGGCTTGAGTTTCCGCTTGTCGGGCGTGCTGTTTCCTGCGGCCAGCGCGCTGGCCGCGTCCGGAGAACTGGTGCGCCTCGATCGGCTCTACCTGAAAGCCACGCGCTACGTGGTGTACCTGAATGCCGCGATCCTGGTGCTGGTGGCGGTTTTTGCCTACCAGATTTTGCTCTACTGGATGAACGAGGATTTCGCCCGCCACGGGGCGCTGGTGCTGGCCGTGATGGCGTTGGCGCAGTTCGTCGATTCGCTCACCAGCCTGCCTTCGCTGGTCAACGACGGCATGGGGCATCCGCGCGTCTCCGGCTTGTTCGCCATGGCGAGGGCGCTGGCCGGCCTGGGCATCGTGTATGCCGGCGTGGCCGCCTGGGGCATCGATGGCGCGGCCTGGGGCCACTTGCTCGGCTCGCTAGTATTTACCACTGGCTTTCTCGCCTTTGTACATGGGCGCACCGTGCCCACCCGGCTCGGCCGGCTGCTGGGGCAGGGCTATGCGCCGGGCTTGCTCGGGGTGCTGCTGGTGGCGCTGGCCGCCACCGCGGCCAAGCATTGGTTCGACCCGCAAGCCTGGAATGTCGTGTTTATCTTGGGCAGTACCGTGCTGCTGCTGGCGCTGCACGGCGCGCTGTTCGTGCTCGAACGCGACGACCGGCGGCTGGCCTGGGCCTGCCTCAAGGCGTGCTGGACGCGTTACCCGGCAGCGGGGGGCTGACATGAAAATCCTGATGGTTTCCGAAGATGTGCCGGGCGTGCAGCTTGGCGGCCTGGCCCGGCATGTAGTGACGCTGGCCAATGCCCTGCTCGAGACCGGGCACGAGGTCGACCTGATGGGACGCTCGGACCGGGCCCATGCCGGTAGCGCGGCCGAGATCGGCTTCGACGGCCGTTTCATCCCCGGCTTCGAGCTGCGCCGGATTGGCTGGAAAGAGGCCCAGCTCGGCTTCTTCAACCCTGCCAAGCGCCCGTGGTTTGCCGCCAGGATCGCACGCGCCCTGGCGCGCCGTGCGCAACACTACGACGTCGTCCACTACCATGGCCACCTGCCGATGATCGGCCATTATGTCGACCCGGCGCTCAATTTCATCCAGACCCGCCACGACCAGGGCAGCGAGTGCATGACCCATCTGCGTTTCAAGGACGGCGCCGTATGCACCGATACCTCGAACCGCGCCTGCGCCGGCTGCGCCCACCCGGCGCCGGGGCTGCTGCGCACGATGTTGTCAGGCCAGGCGGTGGCGCGCTACCGCGGCGAGGCCGCAAGCGCCTTCGCGCGCCACAAGACCATCTTCGTGTCCGACTTCCTGCGCCGGCAGTTCTTGCGCACGCTGCCCGGTGCCGACCTGTCGCGCGCGCGCGTGATCCATAACTTCATCGACGTGCGCAAGCTGGCCGCCGCAGCCCACCCTTCGGGCACGGGCGGCGCCGAGGTCCGCAGCGCGCGCCAGGGCCAGGTGCTGGTGGCCGGGCGCATCGATACCGGCAAGGGCTTCGCCGAATTCCTTGCTGCCGCGCGCGGGTGCCTGCCGCCCGAAACCCGGGTGCTGGTGGTCGGCGACGGCCCGTTGCGCGCCCGGCTCGAAGCCCGGCATGCGAGCGAACAGGTGCGCTTCCTCGGCTGGCAGCCAAATTCGGCCGTGGCGGCACTGACGGCCGCCAGCCACGTCTGCGTCGTGCCTTCACTATGGGAAGAACCCTGCGGCACGACCATCCTCGAAGCGCTGGCACTGGGCCGCCCCTGCCTGGCGCTGGCGCGCGGCGGCACGCCGGAACTCACCGCCTACGCATCCGTTCCTGGCCAGCTGATCCTGGCCGACTCGATGCAGGGCCTGGTGAGGCTGCTGGCGGGCGCACTGGCGCGCCCGGCCCCAGCCCCGGCCGAGCCCGGCGCGGCCAGTGCCGCAATGGACGTTTTCCAGGTCCTGCCCACCATCGTGGACTTCTATGCACACTGAACCGACATTTTCCATCGTCACCTGCACCTGGAACAGCGCCGCCACGCTGGCCGACACCCTGGCCTCGCTACAGTCGCAGACTTGCCAGGACTACGAGCACATCTTCGTGGACGGCGGCTCCACCGACGCCACCCTGGCATTGATTGCCGCTTACCCGGCCAACAAGCGTGTTCTGCGCGACATCAAGGGCGGCATCAGCCGGGCCATGAACCAGGGCATCGCAGCGGCCCGCGGCGATATCGTCGCCCACCTGCATTCAGACGACTATTACGCGGGGCCCGAGGTGCTGGCCATCGTCAAGCATGCCTTCGACGAGGCGTGCCTGGCCGGCAAGCCGCTTGACTGGGTCTACGGCAACATTCTGATACGCAAGGACGGCGAGTTGGCGCCCCCCTATGCAATGCCGGCTTACTCCTACCGCGCCCTGGTGTCGGGTCGCAGCGCGATTGCCCACCCGGCGGCCTTTGTACGCAGGGCCGCGTTCGAGCGGGTCGGCCTGTTCGACGAGACGCTCAGGTACGCAATGGACATCGACTTGTGGCTGCGCCTGGGCGCGACGGCGCAGCCAGCCATGATCGACCGGCCGCTGGCGGTGTTTCGCGACCATGCCGGCAGCGTCTCGTCGGCCAACCGGCTCCAGGCGCGCCAGGAAGAATTCCGCGTGCGCCGGCGGTATATGCACAAGGCGCCGCTGGCGTTCGGTATTTACTGTTTGCGTTACCTGAAGCGGCTGCGCGCGTTGCGGGTGCAGGGGGGCAGTGCAGTAGGATAGCAAGTTGACAGTCTTGTCCTGTCGTCTTTTCAGGCATTCAAGACCGTTAAATGCCTGCAAATAATATTCGGGAAAACCGGGTTTTGGTCGTTGTATTTCTGCATGGCAAGAGAAAAAGGAATGATTTCTTTGGGAAAGTTGCCGGTGTTCAAATTCCTGTGGAGTAATATAAATCTCGTCAGGTAAGCCTTTCACTCGACAGGCAGCTCACAGGAGTTGCCGGCGCGGCGCAAGAAAGTCAGATTTTTTTCTCGGAGTTCCTTCATGCAATTTCATCCAAAGAGCCTTCTCTGGGCCGCTGCATTCGCCTCGCTGTGCGCGAGCATGGGCGCCCGTGCCGACTGGGCGCAATCGACCGATCCCCTGGTGATCCAGGCCAAGCCCGAGCTGAGCCAGGTGCAGGCCCAGAATCCACCGGGTTTCACCTGGTCACGCCATGCCACCGGCCCGGCCAGCTACGAAATCGAGATCACCCCGGTCGGCGGCATGCCGAGCCGGGTCGTGGTGGAGCGTAACTGGCACCTGCCAACCAAGGCCCTGGCCCTGGGGAACTACACCTGGCGCGTGCGCCCGGTTGGCACGGCTGACTGGTCGAATCCGCGCACATTCTCGATCACCAGCAAGTCGGTCGCATTCGAAGTGCCCGACAACGCCACCGTGCGCAACCGCATCCTGGCCAAGGCGCGTCCGCGTTCGCTGCCAGCCTCGGTGACCCCGTTCTCGACCTGGAACACGGCCAAGCGAGCGGACCTGGAGCCCTACCTGAGCCGCCTGGGCAACGAAGTCAAGTCGCAGGTCACGGCGGTGCCGGCGCTGTCGGACTCGCGCTGGTCGGTCCTGATCAGCAGCCCGCTCACCGCTGCCATGGCGGCCCAGCAGACCGACGTGCGCCAGCGCATCAATGAAGCCACGCGCCAGCTCGAGGCGGCAGCGCTGATGTACCGCATCAAGGGCGAAGCGATCTTCCTGGCCGAAGCGCTCAAGCGCGGCGACCAGCTGGCCGCGCTCGATCCAAACGGTCCGACCAGCTATGTCAACCAGGACCAGGCCACGCGCCAGATTGCCTGGGGCTTAATCAAGGGCATCGACTTGCTCGGCAGCGCGCTCGACGCAAACCGCAAGGCGCAGTGGCTGGCCGCGGTCAAGACCCGTACCACCGTCATCTACAACAGCCTGGCCGGCAACAATGGGCGCCTGGACCAGTTCCCGTTCGATTCGCACGGCAACACCAGCCTGGTCTTCCTGGTCCTGATCTCGAGCCTGTCGCTGGGCGACATCCCGGACGCCCAGAAGTGGTTCGATTTCTCGTTCCGCGCGTATGCCCTCAGCCCGAACCCATGGAGCGGCCCGGAAGGCGGCTATGCCAACGGTACCGCCTACGCCGAATACGCGGCGGCCTACCTGCTGGCGCTGTGGGACCCGCTCTCGCACGCCAGTGGCGTCAATTTCTTTGGCAAGCCATGGACGCTGGGCTTTCTCGACTTCGCGATGGAATTCATACCGCCTGGCGCCAGGGTGCACGCCTTTGGCGACGCCTCCGAAACCAGGCCCGATCCGCGCGTGTTCCGCGCCTTCGCTTCGCGCATGTGGTCCCCGCGCGCGGCCTGGTTCGTCAAGAACACCACCGGCCTGGAAGACGCGATGTCGCTGCTGTCGGCCCAGTACCCGCTGCCGGTCACCGACACCAAGGTCTACCAGGCGCCGTCGAACTCGGCCTACTACCCGAGCATCGGCTGGGTCGCGATGCACAGCGACCTGGCGGCCAACTCGCGCATCTCGACCTTCTTCAAGTCCAGCCCCTACGGTTCGTTCAACCACAGCCACGGCGACCAGAACGGCTTGCTGCTGTCAAGCGCGGGCCAGCCACTGCTGGTCAAGGCCGGCTGGTACGACTGGTACGGTTCGCCATACTGGAGCGACTGGTACCACCAGACCCGCTCGCAAAATGCGATCACCTTCGACGGCGGCAAGGGCCAGCTGGTGAACGGCTACCGTGAGCAATTGCAACGCAACGGCAAGATCACCGCTTTCACCGCGCAGCCGACCTATGACTACACCGAAGGCGATGCCACCCCGGCCTATGGTGGCCAGCTGAGCATGGCCAGGCGCCAGGTCTGGCACCTGCGCAGCGCCGCCAATGCGGTGCTGGTGCGCGACCGCCTGGCCAGCAGCGTGGCGCGTACCTACGAGTGGAACATGCATACCCCTGCCATCATGACAGTGGAAAATCCGCTGAACGTCAAGGTAACCGCCGGTGGCCAGATGCTGTGCGTGCGCTCGCTCAACACGGGCGCTACCTTCGCCAAGTGGATCGGTCCCGCCGCCAAGGCCAACGTGGTGGAAGACCACGGCGCCTTCTACCTCAAGAGCGAGGCCAACGCCATCGCCGAATACCTGGTGCTGCTCGACGTCGGCTGCCTGCGTCCGACCGTCACCATGGGCATGTCCGGCTCGGTGCGCACGGTGTCCGTCGGCGGCCAGACCGTGACGCTGAACTAGTTCCTGTCCGCGCTTTCGCACGATCCCCGCAGCCCGTGCCGCGGGGATCGTTGGGTACCCGAATGGCACCGCCGCTGCCTTGCCATGCGATTGACGCGCTTGTGTTGTAGCGCATAGACCTGCTGCGTTGCGAAGCATGCGCGGCGCCGGCCGCGCTAGAATCGACGCTTCGGCCCATCCACCTTCGCGACCATGCGCAAGCCGCTGTCGATTGCCTATATTGTCCGCGATCCCTTGCCGCCGGCGCGGGCCGACGTGCTGACCTTGTTCGGCGAGGAAATGCCGCGTCACGGGATCGGCAGCGAGATCGTCGGCCAGGCAGGCGGCGACAGCTCGGCGCCCACCGCCTGGCCGGCCGGCGCCGTGCACATGGTGGGCAGCCTGGGGTCGCGCTACGCCGCCATCCTGTCGCCACTGTGGGACCTGCGCGGCCTGCTGCGGGCCCGGCGCCGCGCGCGCCCCGATTGCATCCAGGTGCGCGACAAGATCGCTTCCGGGCTGTTGGGGCGACTTGCCGCCGCGCTGCTGGGCCTGCCCTTTGTTTACTGGATGTCGTTTCCGATCGTGGAAGGCTTCGAGGTGCGGCGCGACCAGATCCGCCGCCAGCGGGGATGGCGGCGCGCGCTGGCCTGGTGCGCCCACGCCGCGCGCGCGCGCGCGTCGCGCTTCGTCCTGTACCGGCTGGTATTGCCGGGCGCCTGCCATGTCTTCGTGCAGAGCCAGGCCATGAAAGCCTGGCTGGCGGGCCAGGGTATCGATCCGGCGCGCATGACCGCGGTACCGATGGGTGTCGACGCTACGCTGTTCGACCGCGCCACCCTCACTCCCAGCGCAGACCCGCGCCTGGAGGGCCGCCGGGTACTGATCTACCTGGGGCGGATCGCGCTGACGCGCCGTTCCGACTTCCTGCTCGAGGTGGTGGCGGAACTTGCCCGCAGCGTGCCCTCCATCCTCCTGGTGATCGCCGGCGACGCCGCCTCGCATGACGACATGGCCTGGATGCGCGCCGAGATCGCCCGTCGCGGGCTGGCCGACCACGTCCTGCTGACCGGATGGCTGGCGCAACGCGCCGCGCTGGCCTATGCGGTGCGGGCCGAAGTCGCGCTGTCGCCGATTCCGCGCGGGGGCCTGTTCGACGTGTCGTCGCCCACCAAGCTGGTCGAATACCTGGCGCTTGGCATTCCCAGCGTGGCCAACGACATCCCCGACCAGCAGCTGGTCATCGATGAAAGCGGTGCCGGGCTATGCGTGCCGATGGAGACGGCGGCGTTCGCGCAGGCGGTGCGGCGCCTGCTGGACGACCCGGCATTGTCCAGTGCATTGGCGCGGCGCGGGCCGGTCTATGTCAGGCGCCACCGGACCTATGCTATCCTCGGCGAAATAGTTGCAGAAACGTACACAAAAATCCTGGTCCAGCAGGAGCCCCCGGCATAGTCTGGTTCGGGAGCCGCGAATGGTGCGCTTCCCGGAAGTAACCTTGTTGTACGATTCGTAAAATTTATATTCTGCAAACATTCTGCGAAGACCGACGGCATGCAGCCCGACCCAGCGCAAGCAGCGACAGCAGATCTACGCACGGGCAGTGCGCCACGGGTACTGATGCTCGGTACCGACCCGGGTGGACGTGGCGGTGTCGCGACGGTGGTGTCGCTGCTGCGCCAGGAGGGCTTGTTCGAGCGTGAAGGCGTGCGCTATGTGGCGACCCATGCGCAGGGCTCGCGCCTGGCCAGGGCCGGCACGGCGCTGCTGGGACTGGGGCGCACGCTGGGCTGGCTGGCAGGGCGGCGCGTGCGGCGCCCGAACATCATGCATGCGCATGTCGCCTCCAACGGCAGTTTCGTGCGCAAGTCGGTGCTGCTGGCGCTAGGGCGGGCAGCCGGTTGCAAGACGGTGTTTCACCTGCACGGCGCCTGTTTCGACGGCTTCGCCGGGCGTGCCAGCCCGCTCATGCGGCGCTGGATTTGCCATACGCTGGAAAGCAGTTCGGTCGTGATTGCCCTGTCGAGCCGTTGGGCCGGCTTGGTGCGCGGGATCGCGCCGCGCGCCGCGGTCGTGGTGATTCCGAATTCGGTACCGTTGCCCCCAAGGGCGACCGAGCCGGAAGAGCCGGGGCGGATCCTGTTTCTCGGGGAAATCGGGCCGCGCAAGGGCATCTACGACCTGGTCGAGGCGCTGGCGCTGCTGCGCACGCGCTTTCCGCAGGTGCAGCTGGCGATCGGCGGCCAGGGGGCGATGCACGAATTGCGGCGCCGTGCG
Above is a genomic segment from Massilia sp. H6 containing:
- the epsG gene encoding chain length determinant protein tyrosine kinase EpsG, producing MNSSVLSALPLGSAAESRMGALLLDAGKLSPEDAERVLRMQKDLGIRFGEAALRLGLVSEEDIQQVLARQFSYPYLQKGQANLSPRLVAAYEPFSPQVESLRAIRSQLMLRWFARGRRALAICAVTPEDGCSLFAANLAVVFSQLGEHTLLVDANLRSPRQHDMFGMKPRQGLSDLLAGRADLDVIARVPAFLDLSLLPAGTLPPNPQELLAREGFRNLNTQLESRYDVVLYDLPPFAAGADALAAAGRAGGVLLVACKHRTHIASIGRMAEQMAESGAEVVGSVVVEF
- the xrtB gene encoding exosortase B, producing MDSAAPGIGRARQAADAPGAHRGALREWWPIYAGLAILFVPTFHRLFTGAWIGEEQGHGPIIFLLALWLIWRKWPQASAAATPPASSWIGWPVLAVGLVLHLLGRSQNILMFEVGSILAVMAAIVLLKFGGKTLGVLWFPFFFMLFMVPLPGELVAAVTMPMKMAVSWATEAILFGLGYPISRSGVVLQIGQYQLLVADACAGLQTLLTLEALGLFYLNLMRHPSAFRNIGLAILIIPISFAANVIRVITLTLITYYFGDAAGQGFLHGFAGMVLFVTALMLILAVDSGLQWWIGRRAAHHGDKGGGAGGAGGEGGQRGLRKAGRRPSIKEAT
- the epsI gene encoding exosortase-associated protein EpsI, B-type, producing the protein MNRRLAISLLLGAAMAGTSALTVALTPRARVPQPHERFSLEQMIPARFGDWQIDPSVVPLAPDPEQQGMLEKIYDQTLSRTYVNGDGQRVMLSIAYGGDQSKSLQLHLPEVCYVAQGFRMIEHSDGALPTRFGAVPVKRLVALLHERNEPITYWITIGEHATKAGLQQKLRKLAYGLSGEIPDGMLVRISTIHADAAKAYRVHDRFVMDMLSVMAPRDRTRLIGAGQAQG
- a CDS encoding O-antigen ligase — protein: MDEILPYIYYSLPWAFMMLLSVAAVAVIGIGLAWPRFLVYPYLAVYFCINSTSYGSLSVFSSSTIYSRGSGLLLFGLLLWYLLGAWACARVAAAFQRYPAPECNLRPWFWGWFVLLAAHAAVGMVSGVTLRQSLSPQGFSNIVWMAPLVSLILLSFRTREQVQELCQFILLVGLGRALFGLGRWAAFGGDPNNIYANMNAIKIRLTYFDINDSLVCTLAFAIAAVNLFQRHKSERPPFWRGIEWMTLVSTALCIVLSYRRSAWIGFVLAFLVIMMRFPLRRRIQLMVAGAPLVGAALAYAGMQRLAQTKGVTGGLSSLVYDMQSRRFGPEGGRVLELKLAIADFLAQPLTGIGSWGRYTGYQAISWQNNPDGGLFLHSGVLHIALKSGLLGVALLTGTGLAFAMFARRALASLPPELLGIGTAGVAGMAFMIPDLLIGTPFPQVRTTQMLAICLALPYLAMAVSKTAPSAARRPVPPAARLVPA
- a CDS encoding oligosaccharide flippase family protein encodes the protein MEPHAPPQLSLNLVRNAWSNLLGAAIPALVMLATVPLVVKGLGQAGFGVYALVTAIVGYFAVIDINLTAGSVKYIAEHRARGDHDQVVETLSFGLLIYAALGLLGALGLLLTARWLITAVFAVPPALEPEAVSTLRLAAVGFVAGQLQVYLNSVPQSLMRYDISARVEMVFGTLVPLASVGVLLLGHGLFELVLLRVAASSVHCLVLWRAILRLLPGFRWRWPRARVRAELLSFSAYSCMARLATLSYVHADKLIIGALAGVSALAYFTVAATLANRVLGLSFRLSGVLFPAASALAASGELVRLDRLYLKATRYVVYLNAAILVLVAVFAYQILLYWMNEDFARHGALVLAVMALAQFVDSLTSLPSLVNDGMGHPRVSGLFAMARALAGLGIVYAGVAAWGIDGAAWGHLLGSLVFTTGFLAFVHGRTVPTRLGRLLGQGYAPGLLGVLLVALAATAAKHWFDPQAWNVVFILGSTVLLLALHGALFVLERDDRRLAWACLKACWTRYPAAGG
- a CDS encoding glycosyltransferase family 4 protein — translated: MKILMVSEDVPGVQLGGLARHVVTLANALLETGHEVDLMGRSDRAHAGSAAEIGFDGRFIPGFELRRIGWKEAQLGFFNPAKRPWFAARIARALARRAQHYDVVHYHGHLPMIGHYVDPALNFIQTRHDQGSECMTHLRFKDGAVCTDTSNRACAGCAHPAPGLLRTMLSGQAVARYRGEAASAFARHKTIFVSDFLRRQFLRTLPGADLSRARVIHNFIDVRKLAAAAHPSGTGGAEVRSARQGQVLVAGRIDTGKGFAEFLAAARGCLPPETRVLVVGDGPLRARLEARHASEQVRFLGWQPNSAVAALTAASHVCVVPSLWEEPCGTTILEALALGRPCLALARGGTPELTAYASVPGQLILADSMQGLVRLLAGALARPAPAPAEPGAASAAMDVFQVLPTIVDFYAH
- a CDS encoding glycosyltransferase family 2 protein; protein product: MHTEPTFSIVTCTWNSAATLADTLASLQSQTCQDYEHIFVDGGSTDATLALIAAYPANKRVLRDIKGGISRAMNQGIAAARGDIVAHLHSDDYYAGPEVLAIVKHAFDEACLAGKPLDWVYGNILIRKDGELAPPYAMPAYSYRALVSGRSAIAHPAAFVRRAAFERVGLFDETLRYAMDIDLWLRLGATAQPAMIDRPLAVFRDHAGSVSSANRLQARQEEFRVRRRYMHKAPLAFGIYCLRYLKRLRALRVQGGSAVG
- a CDS encoding heparinase II/III family protein; the protein is MQFHPKSLLWAAAFASLCASMGARADWAQSTDPLVIQAKPELSQVQAQNPPGFTWSRHATGPASYEIEITPVGGMPSRVVVERNWHLPTKALALGNYTWRVRPVGTADWSNPRTFSITSKSVAFEVPDNATVRNRILAKARPRSLPASVTPFSTWNTAKRADLEPYLSRLGNEVKSQVTAVPALSDSRWSVLISSPLTAAMAAQQTDVRQRINEATRQLEAAALMYRIKGEAIFLAEALKRGDQLAALDPNGPTSYVNQDQATRQIAWGLIKGIDLLGSALDANRKAQWLAAVKTRTTVIYNSLAGNNGRLDQFPFDSHGNTSLVFLVLISSLSLGDIPDAQKWFDFSFRAYALSPNPWSGPEGGYANGTAYAEYAAAYLLALWDPLSHASGVNFFGKPWTLGFLDFAMEFIPPGARVHAFGDASETRPDPRVFRAFASRMWSPRAAWFVKNTTGLEDAMSLLSAQYPLPVTDTKVYQAPSNSAYYPSIGWVAMHSDLAANSRISTFFKSSPYGSFNHSHGDQNGLLLSSAGQPLLVKAGWYDWYGSPYWSDWYHQTRSQNAITFDGGKGQLVNGYREQLQRNGKITAFTAQPTYDYTEGDATPAYGGQLSMARRQVWHLRSAANAVLVRDRLASSVARTYEWNMHTPAIMTVENPLNVKVTAGGQMLCVRSLNTGATFAKWIGPAAKANVVEDHGAFYLKSEANAIAEYLVLLDVGCLRPTVTMGMSGSVRTVSVGGQTVTLN